Part of the Gemmatimonadaceae bacterium genome is shown below.
GCACCGAAGCTGGAAAGCCGCTGCCCGCGGCTTCAAGCAGGAATCGCTCGATCTGTGCCTTCCGGATGCCGTATTCGCCAAACGGTTCCCGCAGAGCGGTCTCGTCGTATGGACGCGACTTTGGAACGCCGTGCACCCACAAGGTGCCGCAGTGCAGGAAGAGCTCGACCCGGTCGCGGAGCGCATCAACGAGATGCGCCGCTGAGTCGAGAGTGAAGCAGATGAGATCGATGACGACGTCGGGCGAGAGCGTCGCGATCGCGCTACCGAAAGTGCGGTCGGCCTCTGCCGCCGCGCGATCGATGCCCACGTGTTGAACGTGGCGCCATGCGAGGGACTCGTGATAGGGTTGCCGCAGGCCGCGGCTGACGGCAAGTACTTCGTGTCCCGCCATGACGAGACGCGGAACCAGATAGCTGCCGATGTGGCCGGTGGCACCGATGATTACAACGCGCATGGGTGCGTGAGTCGAGGGTGGTGAATACGATGGCGTAGCCACGCCGCGGCATGACAGCACATATTATCGCTCGTCAACTTCCAACGGGATATCCAATGTTGCGCATCGCCGCCGTCGCTCTTCCACTCGTTCTCCCCGCGTTGGCGCTCCAGGCTCAAACTCCGTCCTACCCCTCTGCCGAGCGGCAGATTGCCGCGGCTATCAGTCCGCTTCCAGAGAATCTGCAAAAGGACTCCAAGGTTCTCGGATACACTGACCAGGGCAAGTTCGTCACTCTCCGATCCGGTACGAACGACATGGTCTGCGTTGCCGACGACCCTGCGGGCAAGCAGTTCCATGTCGCCTGCTATCACAAGGCGCTGGAATCGTTCATGGCGCGGGGGCGTGAGCTGCACGGCATGAAGAAATCAAAGGAAGCAGTGGACAGCACTCGCCTCCGCGACGTCAGAACCGGGCGATACTCGATGCCGGCAAAGGCGGCCGCGCTGTATCAGTATTTTGCCCCGCGCGACAGTGTCGATGCCGCGACGGGCGCGGTGCGAGGCGCGCAGTACCTCTACGTCGTCTACACCCCGTATGCCACCTACAAGAGTACCGGCATCGCGGAAACTCCGGTCGAGGGCGGGCCATGGATCATGAACCCGGGCAAACCCTGGGCGCATCTCATGATTCAGCCGCAGAAGACCGCGAATATCACGATGAAGTAAAGCTCAGCGCGGCATTCGCGCACGGCGACCAGCGCCGGAAATCAGAACGTCGCGCTGGAGTTGCCGGAACACGCGCGGGCCGAGCGTCGACCCTTTGATCTGGACGCAACCCGTCAGCTCATTGCGCAGCAGAACAAGCGCTTCACCAATGCGGATCTCACGGGCGACGTGGCCACGATCGACTCGATGTTTGTCCCGGATGCCAAGTCCTATCCGCCCGGCGCTGCCGCAGTGAGCGGCCTTCCCGCGCTGCACGCCTTTACCGTGGAGTACCTCAACGCCGGTCTCACCGAGTTTCGCGAGGAGACCACCGACTTCTACGGGAACGCGGAGTACGTTGTTGATGCAGGCACCTACGTCGCGAGGTACGGGCCGGACCACGTGACCGAGCGCGGCAAGTACCTCAATGTGTGGCAGCAGGTGAACGGGAGCTGGAAGCTCAAGTCAAACATGTGAAACACCGACGCGCCTCCGCCGACGCCGAAGTGACCGGCCCCCGTACGTGATCCGTACGGTCTAACCCAGTGTTGCAGACGTACGGGCGCCCGGGACTCCGTTTCCCAGCTCGCGGCCGCACCTTCATATTGAACTGCGGCGGGTGCGGCCGCTCAGCGCCGTGCGGCGCCCGCCGCTCAACACTAGGTCGTTAGACGCACAAACTCAGTTGGATTCAGCATGAGCGACTCAACGCCGGACCCGCTCGAAAGTGTCGCCTGGGCGTTCAACAGCGGTTTCGGCCCGCTGGTCTATGATGTGCACGATGACCGACGGCGGCCGACGCACTTTCCGCCTGTGTGCCGAGCACGTAACATCCCCCGATGAACATCCTCGAACGCCTCACCGACGCGCTTGGCCGTAGCTATCGCGTGGAACGCGAGATCGGCGCGGGCGGCATGGCCACGGTGTATCTCGCGCACGACCTCCGACACGATCGCGAAGTGGCGATCAAGGTGCTGCATCCCGATCTCGGAGCAGCGCTCGGCGGCGAGCGGTTCCTGAGTGAAATTCGAACCACGGCCCGACTGCAGCATCCACACATTTTGCCACTGCTAGACAGCGGCGTGGCCGACACCCTGTTGTACTACGTGATGCCGCTTGTGACCGGGGAGACGCTGCGCGCACGCATCGAGCGCGAAGGGCAACTCCCGATTGCCACCGCCGTGCAAATCGCGCGCGAAGTGGCCAGCGCACTCGAACACGCGCACAAACAGGGAATCGTTCATCGCGATATCAAGCCCGAGAACATCCTGCTGCAGGACGGCTCGGCGCTGGTGGCGGACTTTGGCATCGCGCTCGCCGTGCGGAGTGCCGGTGGGCAACGCCTCACGCAGACGGGGTTGAGTCTGGGCACGCCCCAGTACATGAGCCCCGAGCAGGCACTGGGAGAACGCGTGATCGACGCGCGCAGCGACGTGTATGCGTTGGCGGCAACCACGTACGAGATGTTGACCGGCGACCCGCCGTTCACCGGTTCCAGCGTGCAGGCGGTGGTCGCGAAGGTGATGAGCGCCGAACCGGAACGCCTCACGCTCACAAGGAAGACCATTCCTCTCGCGATTGAGCGTGCCGTACTCACGGGGCTCGCGAAATTGCCAGCCGACCGGCAGGAGAGTGCCGCTGCATTCGGCGCTGCGCTGCGCGATGCATCACCAGAGACGGTTTCCCCGACCACGCAGTCGGCGACGGCAGCCGCAAGCGCAACGCGTGTAGCGAATCACGGCACGACATGGAAAGTGGGTGTGGGCGGACTTGTTGTAGGCATGGTGATCATGGCGGCCGCGTTGTGGCCACGCGATGCATCGCGCGCCGGCACAAGCGCCATAGGCTTTGCGCGCACGCAGATGACGTTCAGCGGGAAGGTGGGTTTTCCGGCGATCACGCCGATGGGCGATGTGACCGCCTTTGTCGAGCGAGAGTGCGAGCATACTGGAAATGACGCGTTTTCGAACGAGAATCTCGACAACGCTGCCGCACCGTGTTTTAGGTCGCTCATGGTCCAGGACACCGGATCGTCCACCGCCGTGCGGGTCATGAATCACGTGCCGAATATTCGCGCCGTCCGATGGCTGGCCAGCGCCACCAGTCTCGTCGTTGACGCGACGCTTGACTCGCTACGCAGCGGAATTTTTCTCGTCCCGCGTCTCGGCGGGACGGCACGACGCCTGGCGGAGCGGGGACCCTTCGATGTGCATGGCAGCGGCGATACGATTCTCGTGTTGCCGTCCGAGGCCGCGACTGCCACGCATGCGCAGATCATTGCGACCGCAACGGGCGCCGTGGTTGACAGCGTGTCCGTGCCCAAGAGTGATGTTGTCACGATCGCGTGGTCTCCCGACGGACAACGTATCGCGCTCAGCGATGAGGCGATCATCCTGCTCATCGCGCGTGACGGCACCGTGTTGGACTCACTCACTTTGAATACCCGACGCACGATCCGCTGGGCACCCGACGGATCGGCGTTGTTTGCCTTTTTGCCGGCACCCGCCCGCGACGACGAGTTCGTTCGTATCGACGTCGATCGAAACGGTCGCCTCGCTCGGCTGCCCGCCGCCGTGATGCCAAGCGTTGCCTCGCTCTATCGGGGCGAGTTCGACATTGCTGCACGCACCGGAAGGCTGCTGTTCATATCGGGCGAGGCACGGCAGGACCAGTGGGTATTTGGCGTGGGCGGGGGGAACGACCCTCCGCGCCCGGTGACGACCGGGACGTCGTGGTACGGCAGTGCCGTAATCGCCCCCGATGGGCGCACTCTGTACTACCTTCGCGGCAATGCCTCCGGCGACAACCTGTATCGCTTGCCACTCGATGGAGCGCGGAACCGCATGCTGGACGATGAGGCGCTCACGAACAGCCGTGGCCCTGGGAATACTCCCATGGGCATCTCGCCCGATGGGCGTCGAGTGACGTTTCTGAAATCGGAGGGCGACGACTATAGCGCGTATGATTTTCACACCGGTGAGCGACGTGTCCTGCGTAAATCCCGCTGGCCGGGGCAGGATGCGCCGCTGCCGATTGCCGAAGGAGCATTGGTGTCGATCGGGCCGTCGGGACATGAGGTCGTCATCACTGACGGTAAGTCCGGGACAAGTCGACGCCTGCCCATTCCCGACTCGCTGCAGCTGCTCCGTGGAGGCACGCTCAGTCCTGACGAGCAGGAACTTGCCGTCGCTGCACGGACGCCCACGGGTTTCGCGCTCGGTGCGGTGTCGCTTGCGTCCGGGCTCTTTCGCTTTCTT
Proteins encoded:
- a CDS encoding nuclear transport factor 2 family protein produces the protein MPEHARAERRPFDLDATRQLIAQQNKRFTNADLTGDVATIDSMFVPDAKSYPPGAAAVSGLPALHAFTVEYLNAGLTEFREETTDFYGNAEYVVDAGTYVARYGPDHVTERGKYLNVWQQVNGSWKLKSNM
- a CDS encoding protein kinase, with the protein product MNILERLTDALGRSYRVEREIGAGGMATVYLAHDLRHDREVAIKVLHPDLGAALGGERFLSEIRTTARLQHPHILPLLDSGVADTLLYYVMPLVTGETLRARIEREGQLPIATAVQIAREVASALEHAHKQGIVHRDIKPENILLQDGSALVADFGIALAVRSAGGQRLTQTGLSLGTPQYMSPEQALGERVIDARSDVYALAATTYEMLTGDPPFTGSSVQAVVAKVMSAEPERLTLTRKTIPLAIERAVLTGLAKLPADRQESAAAFGAALRDASPETVSPTTQSATAAASATRVANHGTTWKVGVGGLVVGMVIMAAALWPRDASRAGTSAIGFARTQMTFSGKVGFPAITPMGDVTAFVERECEHTGNDAFSNENLDNAAAPCFRSLMVQDTGSSTAVRVMNHVPNIRAVRWLASATSLVVDATLDSLRSGIFLVPRLGGTARRLAERGPFDVHGSGDTILVLPSEAATATHAQIIATATGAVVDSVSVPKSDVVTIAWSPDGQRIALSDEAIILLIARDGTVLDSLTLNTRRTIRWAPDGSALFAFLPAPARDDEFVRIDVDRNGRLARLPAAVMPSVASLYRGEFDIAARTGRLLFISGEARQDQWVFGVGGGNDPPRPVTTGTSWYGSAVIAPDGRTLYYLRGNASGDNLYRLPLDGARNRMLDDEALTNSRGPGNTPMGISPDGRRVTFLKSEGDDYSAYDFHTGERRVLRKSRWPGQDAPLPIAEGALVSIGPSGHEVVITDGKSGTSRRLPIPDSLQLLRGGTLSPDEQELAVAARTPTGFALGAVSLASGLFRFLTPFAPSVQSSKLSWSSDGFIYFGAWESGASAPSLLRVNSRSGGAPQRVMTLPTHCALQSVSVATAAPRGVCRVEDFRGDVYLASIPGVMR